The genomic region CCGACAGTAATCTTGTGGATGTTATTGTTGTCGATGACGGCTTCCAGCATCAGAGTCTTGCCCGTGATATTGATATTGTGACCTTCGATGCCGCGGTCGCACGAAGAAAACTTCGTATGTTCCCTTACGGCGTCTTACGCGAGCCGTTGAGCGCCCTGAAACACGCCGAGGTGATCATTATAACTCGCGCCAATGTTGCCAAAGACATCACCGGGCTTCAGCGCCGGCTCAAAAAAGAAATCAATCCATCGGCGGAATATTTCTCGGCGCATTTCAAATCCGATGAACTTATCGGGCGGTCGCAGACTATGCCGGTGAAATACCTCGACGATAAAGCGGTCTTTCTTTTTGCAGGAGTCGGAAGCTTTGCTGCGCTCCAAAAACAGGTTGTTTCGCTTTCCGGTAATTTAGTGGGGTATTATGAATTTTCAGACCATCAAATCTACACCCCGAGCATACTGGAAAAAATAAAAAAGCAGGCGGAAAAACGAAAAGCCGAAGTCATTGTCACCACCGGCAAAGACTGGGTGAAACTTGGGGGGTTCGATTTTGGCAGGGAGATATACTTTCTGAACCTTGTGCTTGACCTCAATCCGAGCGAGGAACACCTTACCAGGTTTCTTAAGTCACAATTACAACTTGGTTCCCTCAAGGGACCGGAGCGGTACTGATGGACAGGCGCTTTGACTTTCTTATTATCGGAAGCGGAATCGCCGGTTTGTTTTACGCTCTCAAGATTATCAAGGCAAACCCAAAGGCAAAAATTGCCATCATCACTAAAAAGGGAGAGACCGTTTCCTCGACGAACTGGGCACAAGGCGGCATAGCAGCTGTGCTTTCCGGAACTGATTCTTTTGCATCGCATATTGCTGATACGCTGGCAACAGGTTGCGGCCTGAGTAAAAAAGAAGTGGTCGAAAAAGTTGTTGCGTGGGGGCCATCGGCAATCGAGGAACTTATCTCCTATGGCGTGCAATTTACTAAATCCGAAACATTAGGCAATCTCGATCTTGGGCGCGAAGGCGGTCATTCGGCGAATCGAGTCGCGCATGCCTCCGACCTGACCGGTAAAGAAATTGAGCGCGCTCTGCTGGCGGCGTGCCGGGCATTTCCTGATACTATTCATTTTTTTAGAGATCACATGGTTGTTGATCTGATTCTCTCGCAATCTGGCGGGCTTCCTATTTGCGCCGGTGTGCATGTGTTCTCCGGGCAGGACCGGATATTTGAATCGTATTACGCCCCGGTCACACTTTTGGCGACTGGCGGTCTTGGGCACGTTTATTTTCATACCTCAAATCCCCGCATTGCCACGGGGGATGGAATCGCCATTGCCTACCGTGCCGGGGTATCAATTGCAAATCTTGAGTTCATCCAGTTTCATCCGACAACACTGTACAGCCCCGGACGCTGGCCGTTTCTTATCTCGGAGGCTGTCCGAGGCGAAGGCGGCATTCTCAAAACAATCGACGGCAACCCGTTTATGCGCGAGGCGCATGAACGCGCTGATTTGGCCCCTCGCGATGTGGTGGCAAGAGCAATCGATAGAGAGATGAAGCGAAGCGGGGATGATTATGTCTTGCTCGATGTGAGCCATCTCGATGCTGTCTTTATCAAAGATCGCTTCCCTAATATTTATAAGGAATGTCTCAAATATGGATTCGATATAACTGTCAGGCCGATTCCGGTTGTCCCATCGGCTCACTATTCCTGCGGAGGGATTCTTTCGACCCTCAGCGGTGAAACGGAATTGCCCGGGCTTTTTGTCGCCGGTGAAGTGGCGATGTCAGGAATGCACGGAGCAAACCGGCTGGCATCGAATTCACTTCTTGAAGCCGTATGTATGGCCAAGTTTGCGGCCGAAAAGTCATCGCAGTATTTCCATGATATTTCGTTTCCAGAAAGCCCGCAGACCGAGAATCCCCTATTTTCTTCTTTGCGTTATCCACGAGAAAAGGTTTTAATCACCTATGACCGGCAGGAATTGCAAAGGGTGATGTCAGATTTTGTCGGTATTGTGCGGACAATTGAGCGCTTGGAGCTGGCATTGTTAAAAGTAAGCCAGATGAAGAAGGCGATAGAAAATTATTACTTTGCAACTCCGGCGACGCTTGGGGTGCTGGAACTGCGGAATCTCGCAACTGTTGCAGAGCTTATTATCCGCTCGGCTCTGCGGCGAAGAGAATCGCGCGGATTGCATTACCTCGAGGATATCCCAAAAATGGACGACGCATTTCTTGGTGACACAATTATTACCGGTCGATTGAAAGCAGAGGCCTCGTAATGTCAACTCAGCATGAGATGATTCTCATACTCGATTTCGGATCTCAATATACTCAGCTTATCGCCCGTAAAGTCCGCGAAGCCCATGTCTACTCCGAAATTGTCCCCTATAATGCCGACCTGTCTAAATATGCCGACCGCAAGGTTGCCGGATATATCCTTTCGGGCGGGCCATCGTCGTTGGCCGATGCCGATTCTCCACGGGTTGCCAGGGAGTTTTTTGATACAAAGACGCCGATTCTCGGAGTCTGTTACGGTATCCAGCTACTGGCAGAGCGTTTTGGCGGAAAACTTGCGCGAAGCGACTCCCGTGAGTATGGCCGTTCTCATTTTACCGTTACCCATGAAAGCCCGCTTCTGCAGGGTGTGCCAAGCGTGTCACAGGTCTGGATGTCTCATGGGGATTCAATTGTTACTATGCCAGAAGGTTTTCAACTTATTGGATCGACCGAAAGCCTGAAAATTGCCGCGGTTGCCAATGAGACACGAAAAATCTACGGCATTCAGTTTCACCCCGAGGTCCATCACACCGAGGAAGGGAAACGGATACTCCATAATTTTCTTTTCCATATCTGTCAAGTAAAGTGCGATTGGACAACCGAGTCATTTGTTGTAGAAGCCACAGATAAAATCAAGGCCCAGGTCGGCGATGGAGAGGTTGTTCTTGGGATCTCCGGCGGAGTGGATTCAACAGTCGCGGCTGTGCTCCTGCATAAAGCAATCGGAAATCGCCTCCATGCCGTTTTTGTCAATACCGGC from Candidatus Zixiibacteriota bacterium harbors:
- the lpxK gene encoding tetraacyldisaccharide 4'-kinase, encoding MLEYFWKKILRRKGISLWHIPALVMWVLSLLFWPISVFHRGRKRDQLKLSLPVISVGNITVGGSGKTPLVELIASELLNDNIRVGIVSSGYKRLTTDSFIAPGYKVQTMDVDQTGDEIMLLAHLVPNAVFSVASRKSEAALKLADSNLVDVIVVDDGFQHQSLARDIDIVTFDAAVARRKLRMFPYGVLREPLSALKHAEVIIITRANVAKDITGLQRRLKKEINPSAEYFSAHFKSDELIGRSQTMPVKYLDDKAVFLFAGVGSFAALQKQVVSLSGNLVGYYEFSDHQIYTPSILEKIKKQAEKRKAEVIVTTGKDWVKLGGFDFGREIYFLNLVLDLNPSEEHLTRFLKSQLQLGSLKGPERY
- the nadB gene encoding L-aspartate oxidase gives rise to the protein MDRRFDFLIIGSGIAGLFYALKIIKANPKAKIAIITKKGETVSSTNWAQGGIAAVLSGTDSFASHIADTLATGCGLSKKEVVEKVVAWGPSAIEELISYGVQFTKSETLGNLDLGREGGHSANRVAHASDLTGKEIERALLAACRAFPDTIHFFRDHMVVDLILSQSGGLPICAGVHVFSGQDRIFESYYAPVTLLATGGLGHVYFHTSNPRIATGDGIAIAYRAGVSIANLEFIQFHPTTLYSPGRWPFLISEAVRGEGGILKTIDGNPFMREAHERADLAPRDVVARAIDREMKRSGDDYVLLDVSHLDAVFIKDRFPNIYKECLKYGFDITVRPIPVVPSAHYSCGGILSTLSGETELPGLFVAGEVAMSGMHGANRLASNSLLEAVCMAKFAAEKSSQYFHDISFPESPQTENPLFSSLRYPREKVLITYDRQELQRVMSDFVGIVRTIERLELALLKVSQMKKAIENYYFATPATLGVLELRNLATVAELIIRSALRRRESRGLHYLEDIPKMDDAFLGDTIITGRLKAEAS